From the Pedobacter cryoconitis genome, one window contains:
- a CDS encoding tetratricopeptide repeat protein, which produces MSSRTLQFCFTLLLLFSEPILSKANVPQEYPEINAVNKLVAEKNFKAATILLDQLISKNRKTKNKEFIAKLYSTSGNLNLSQRNIDKALQAYFLSLNYLDSTQNPLAVSKVYTNIGTLYAILKNLPKGKEYYLKSLSINKEGNSDHLKTLSNIAGVYVELAEDNNALQSFSAAIKLAEKLTDLPMEAVLQTNLGNYFLKKKQWTKAINASKRSILIRTQLKQPVSVITLNNLGYALAQTGKNSAAISYYKTALPIANPLEKKQLYFNLYNASKTMHELPAALQYMEQYNSISDSLTRLNYDNKVAELTASYESAQKEGKINALQKENLLQKLQLREQTYLILAAVLIVLLISILLYMRIKNHNVKEALEKSQLKRQMLLLQLNPHFIFNALQSVQHFIRSKDQQHSMEYLESFSRLIRLILENSDRDLIPLAQEIEILEHYLHLQQLANGSSFSYRIETGPGVEPEMMEIPVMLLQPFVENAVVHGVKNHPQGKILIRFELKLRSLHIWIRDNGNDFQKTPDYSNNSLHRSMGMTILEQRIAELNKERRQYIQLSIEHPDSTAIDYPGTSVHFKFNN; this is translated from the coding sequence ATGTCATCCAGGACTTTACAATTTTGCTTTACATTACTTTTGCTTTTTTCTGAGCCCATACTTTCAAAAGCAAATGTTCCTCAGGAGTATCCAGAGATTAATGCGGTAAATAAACTGGTCGCTGAGAAAAACTTTAAGGCTGCCACTATCCTGCTTGATCAGCTCATTTCTAAAAACAGAAAAACTAAAAACAAGGAATTTATAGCCAAACTTTATTCTACCTCTGGTAATTTAAATCTGAGCCAGCGAAATATTGATAAAGCACTGCAAGCATATTTCTTAAGCCTGAACTATCTTGATTCCACGCAAAATCCATTAGCGGTCAGTAAAGTTTATACTAATATAGGAACTCTATATGCTATTTTAAAGAATCTGCCTAAAGGAAAGGAGTATTACCTCAAGTCTCTGTCAATTAACAAAGAAGGCAATTCGGATCATTTAAAAACATTATCAAATATTGCCGGTGTGTATGTAGAATTAGCCGAAGATAACAATGCTCTGCAAAGCTTCAGCGCGGCTATTAAGCTTGCCGAAAAATTAACTGATCTACCGATGGAGGCTGTATTACAAACTAATCTGGGTAATTACTTCCTTAAAAAAAAGCAGTGGACAAAAGCTATAAATGCCAGTAAAAGAAGCATTCTTATAAGAACCCAGCTCAAACAACCTGTTTCGGTTATTACCCTGAACAACCTGGGATATGCATTGGCGCAAACCGGTAAAAATTCAGCAGCGATCAGTTACTATAAGACTGCATTACCCATAGCTAATCCACTGGAAAAGAAGCAGCTCTATTTTAACCTTTACAATGCGTCTAAAACAATGCATGAGCTTCCCGCAGCTTTGCAGTATATGGAGCAGTATAACAGTATCAGCGATTCTCTTACCCGGTTAAATTATGATAATAAGGTGGCCGAGCTGACTGCATCTTATGAATCCGCCCAAAAAGAAGGGAAAATCAATGCACTTCAAAAGGAAAATCTATTACAGAAACTACAGTTGCGTGAGCAAACTTACCTTATTCTGGCGGCAGTACTCATTGTGCTGCTCATTTCGATACTGCTTTATATGCGGATAAAAAATCACAATGTAAAAGAAGCACTCGAAAAATCACAGCTTAAACGGCAAATGCTCTTGCTACAACTTAATCCTCATTTTATTTTCAATGCGCTTCAGTCTGTACAACATTTTATCCGCAGCAAAGACCAGCAACATTCTATGGAATACCTGGAAAGTTTTAGCAGGCTGATCAGGTTAATCCTTGAAAATTCTGACAGGGATCTTATTCCTTTAGCTCAGGAAATTGAAATACTGGAACATTACCTGCATCTTCAGCAGCTGGCAAATGGTTCATCCTTCAGCTACCGGATAGAAACAGGGCCAGGTGTTGAACCCGAAATGATGGAGATTCCGGTCATGCTATTGCAGCCTTTTGTAGAAAATGCAGTAGTACATGGCGTTAAAAATCATCCACAAGGGAAAATTCTGATACGTTTTGAATTGAAACTGCGGAGCCTGCATATCTGGATCAGGGATAACGGAAACGATTTTCAAAAAACACCTGACTACAGCAATAATTCCCTTCACCGCTCAATGGGCATGACAATTTTGGAACAGCGTATAGCGGAACTCAATAAAGAGCGGCGGCAATATATTCAGTTATCCATAGAACACCCAGATTCGACAGCTATAGATTATCCGGGCACGTCAGTACATTTCAAATTCAATAACTAA
- a CDS encoding RagB/SusD family nutrient uptake outer membrane protein, whose translation MNTNSITSQEKLGIQGFSNTVIAFEMLHILNMQGKNGIRTDLTNYLKPGPFVSYEAGLTTIKALLDSAGTQLKQAGNTFMFNVPPGFTGFDTPLTFLQFNRAIATRVAIYQQDWQGALDNLNASYFKIDGPLSTGPVFNWSIPPDALNPLYQSLNNAVSVVANNSFITDAEPGDTRLSKVAQRSSALNLVGITGSYDVNLYPSNLTPVSIIRNEELVLIYAECMIQLGQFQNAVQALNIIRTKAGNLPAYSGALTKADLIDELLKQRRYSLFYEGHRWIDMRRYGRLNQLPIDQPGQTIFDAMPRPLAEQNWGH comes from the coding sequence ATGAACACTAATTCTATTACCAGCCAGGAAAAACTGGGCATTCAGGGCTTTTCCAATACGGTTATCGCTTTCGAAATGCTCCATATTTTAAATATGCAAGGAAAAAACGGAATCCGTACAGACCTTACGAATTACTTAAAGCCAGGCCCTTTTGTATCGTATGAAGCAGGATTGACGACCATAAAAGCATTATTAGATAGCGCGGGTACACAGCTGAAACAAGCTGGAAACACATTTATGTTTAATGTGCCTCCAGGTTTTACAGGTTTTGATACGCCCCTGACATTTCTTCAGTTCAACCGTGCCATTGCTACCCGTGTCGCTATTTATCAGCAAGACTGGCAAGGTGCCCTGGATAATTTAAATGCTTCTTATTTCAAAATTGACGGGCCTTTGTCAACCGGGCCAGTATTTAACTGGAGCATACCTCCCGATGCATTAAACCCGCTTTACCAGTCCCTGAACAATGCTGTGTCTGTAGTTGCAAACAATTCTTTCATCACAGATGCTGAACCCGGTGATACACGTCTGAGTAAAGTGGCTCAGCGTAGTTCTGCACTTAACCTGGTTGGCATCACAGGTTCATATGACGTAAACCTATATCCTTCCAACTTAACACCGGTATCAATCATCCGCAATGAAGAATTAGTGTTAATTTATGCAGAATGTATGATACAGCTGGGTCAGTTCCAAAATGCTGTTCAAGCACTTAACATCATACGGACCAAAGCTGGAAATCTTCCGGCATACTCCGGTGCTTTAACTAAAGCTGATTTGATTGATGAGCTTTTAAAACAGCGGAGATATTCTTTATTTTACGAAGGACACCGCTGGATTGATATGCGCCGCTATGGCCGCCTGAATCAATTACCAATTGACCAACCCGGCCAAACCATTTTTGACGCTATGCCAAGACCGCTGGCGGAGCAAAACTGGGGACATTAA
- a CDS encoding sugar phosphate isomerase/epimerase family protein produces MFKSQKNLSGLLLVAILFFTGISASNAQKRKDVGLQLYSLRELLPKDVKGTLQKVSLAGYTQVELYGFSIKDQFWGLTPVELKKILEENHLKPISGHFNMTPYFKTGEQAELKAAIDAAKILGLKYVTIPWLNPDVRTSAGDYRTMAKRLNYAGQLCKNAGLKLAYHNHDFEFIKYGNETGMDILLKNTDKKLVNFEMDIYWVIRSGLQPYALFKANPGRFVMWHIKDMDKSDPTLNAEVGSGTINYKDIFKQAKLSGMKYFFVEHETNYKPDMIGSITQSCTFIKDQILR; encoded by the coding sequence ATGTTTAAATCACAGAAAAATCTATCAGGACTACTGCTTGTTGCAATCCTGTTCTTCACAGGAATATCAGCATCAAATGCCCAAAAAAGAAAAGACGTTGGTCTGCAACTTTATTCTCTTCGTGAACTATTGCCCAAAGATGTTAAGGGAACTTTGCAAAAAGTTTCCCTGGCAGGTTATACTCAGGTCGAACTTTACGGCTTTAGTATCAAGGATCAATTTTGGGGCTTGACACCAGTGGAACTCAAAAAGATCCTTGAAGAGAATCATCTTAAGCCAATCAGCGGTCACTTTAATATGACTCCTTATTTTAAGACAGGTGAACAGGCTGAGCTTAAGGCTGCAATCGATGCGGCTAAAATTTTAGGATTAAAATATGTTACCATTCCGTGGCTAAACCCAGATGTCAGAACCAGTGCCGGAGATTACAGGACCATGGCTAAAAGGCTCAATTATGCAGGTCAGCTCTGCAAAAATGCAGGACTGAAATTGGCTTACCATAATCATGATTTTGAGTTTATCAAATATGGCAATGAAACGGGAATGGACATCCTGCTAAAGAACACGGATAAAAAATTAGTCAATTTTGAAATGGATATCTACTGGGTTATCCGTTCAGGTCTTCAGCCATACGCATTATTTAAGGCCAATCCCGGGAGATTTGTAATGTGGCATATCAAGGACATGGATAAGTCAGATCCGACCTTGAATGCAGAAGTTGGTTCTGGCACTATCAATTATAAGGACATTTTTAAACAGGCTAAGCTTTCTGGAATGAAATACTTCTTTGTGGAACACGAGACGAACTATAAGCCGGATATGATTGGTTCAATCACCCAGAGCTGTACTTTTATTAAGGATCAGATTCTAAGGTAA
- a CDS encoding GMC oxidoreductase: protein MNINTNLKAENTYDAIVVGSGISGGWAAKELTEKGLRVLMLERGENIEHIKDYDTAMKNPWEFTHAGRLTEEQKRTHPVQKRDYPFQEANAKWWVNDLECPYTEDKRFDWYRGFHVGGKSLMWGRQSYRFGQANFEDNAKDGHGADWPIRYDDLAPWYDYAEKFAGISGSKENWPLCPDGSFLPPMDLNIVEKSVKKRIEEKYNRERIMMIGRVANLTVPHNGRGNCQYRDLCSRGCPFSAYFSTQSSTLPAAVATNKLTLRPYSIVNHIIYDKDTKKAKGVMVIDAQTQETMEFYARIVFVNGSTLGSTFILLNSTSEAHPNGLGNASGQLGHNLMDHHFRCGASGDATGFEDKYTYGRRANGIYIPRYQNIGNDKRDYLRGFGYQGGASRENWQSDVAELSFGADFKKKMTSPGKWTIGLGGFGEMLPYYENKVYIDHSKKDKWGQPVLAIDCEYKENEKKMRLDMINDAAEMLESAGIRNVKTFDDECFPGMAIHEMGTARMGKDPKTSVLNKWNQMHEVSNVFVTDGSCMPSIACQNPSLTFMALTARACDYAVKELKKNNL from the coding sequence ATGAATATAAATACAAATTTAAAGGCTGAAAATACTTACGATGCAATTGTTGTGGGCTCAGGGATAAGTGGCGGATGGGCTGCAAAAGAATTAACCGAAAAGGGGCTTCGTGTACTTATGTTAGAACGCGGAGAAAACATAGAGCACATCAAAGATTACGATACTGCCATGAAAAATCCATGGGAATTTACACATGCAGGCAGGCTGACCGAAGAACAAAAAAGAACTCATCCTGTTCAGAAAAGAGACTATCCTTTTCAGGAAGCCAATGCGAAGTGGTGGGTAAACGACCTGGAGTGCCCTTATACAGAAGATAAGAGGTTCGACTGGTACAGGGGCTTTCATGTTGGAGGTAAATCCCTGATGTGGGGCAGACAAAGTTACCGGTTTGGCCAGGCGAACTTCGAGGATAATGCTAAGGACGGACATGGGGCAGACTGGCCTATCCGGTATGATGACCTGGCTCCATGGTATGATTATGCTGAAAAATTTGCAGGGATCAGCGGGTCAAAAGAAAACTGGCCCTTATGTCCCGATGGAAGTTTTTTACCGCCAATGGATTTGAACATCGTGGAAAAATCGGTAAAAAAAAGAATTGAGGAGAAATATAACAGGGAACGGATTATGATGATAGGCCGTGTAGCGAACCTGACCGTGCCGCACAATGGCAGAGGCAATTGTCAGTATCGTGATCTTTGCAGCCGCGGTTGTCCATTTAGTGCATATTTCAGTACCCAGTCGTCTACCCTGCCTGCTGCGGTGGCAACTAATAAACTGACCTTAAGGCCTTATTCGATCGTAAACCACATTATTTATGATAAGGATACCAAAAAGGCAAAGGGAGTAATGGTCATTGATGCACAGACACAAGAAACGATGGAGTTTTATGCACGGATCGTTTTTGTGAATGGCTCTACGCTTGGCTCAACTTTCATCCTCCTCAACTCAACTTCTGAGGCTCATCCAAACGGCCTGGGAAATGCCAGCGGACAGCTTGGTCATAACTTGATGGATCATCATTTCAGGTGTGGTGCATCGGGTGATGCAACTGGCTTTGAAGATAAATACACTTATGGGCGCAGGGCAAATGGAATTTACATTCCCCGGTACCAGAATATTGGCAATGACAAAAGAGATTATCTGCGTGGCTTTGGTTATCAGGGGGGCGCAAGCCGGGAGAACTGGCAAAGTGATGTCGCAGAACTATCTTTTGGTGCAGATTTTAAGAAAAAAATGACCAGTCCCGGCAAATGGACAATTGGTTTGGGTGGCTTTGGAGAGATGTTACCCTACTATGAGAATAAGGTTTACATCGATCATTCTAAAAAAGATAAATGGGGGCAGCCCGTGCTGGCAATAGATTGCGAATACAAGGAAAATGAGAAAAAGATGCGTTTAGATATGATCAATGACGCAGCAGAAATGCTGGAATCGGCAGGAATCAGAAACGTAAAAACCTTTGATGATGAATGTTTTCCGGGAATGGCCATCCACGAAATGGGAACAGCAAGAATGGGTAAAGACCCTAAGACTTCTGTGCTGAACAAATGGAACCAGATGCATGAAGTAAGCAATGTATTCGTAACCGATGGTTCATGTATGCCCTCAATCGCTTGCCAGAACCCTTCATTGACATTTATGGCTTTGACCGCCAGGGCATGTGATTATGCAGTAAAGGAATTGAAAAAAAATAATTTATAA
- a CDS encoding gluconate 2-dehydrogenase subunit 3 family protein, translating into MKRRDALKNVALLLGGALSATTMGVLFESCNVKPELGEQVSFSPEDRKLLADFADIVIPATQDSAGAKLAGLGRFIPMMITDCYPEKERSAFYKGLLEFRKKALSDYKKDFSAMTVTEKNHYVGEIRDMVIKQSTNSTEGLSPLKTFFILGRDLTLLGYFSSEIGCTQARAYVQVPGRYDGSAVLKPGQKSWAT; encoded by the coding sequence ATGAAAAGAAGAGACGCATTAAAAAACGTTGCGCTCCTGCTGGGTGGAGCGCTTTCAGCGACCACTATGGGAGTTCTGTTCGAGAGTTGTAATGTTAAACCAGAGTTGGGTGAGCAGGTTAGTTTTTCACCTGAAGACAGGAAATTGCTGGCAGATTTTGCCGATATCGTCATCCCTGCCACACAGGATTCTGCGGGTGCAAAGCTGGCAGGACTTGGCCGGTTTATTCCGATGATGATAACAGATTGTTACCCGGAAAAGGAAAGGTCAGCCTTTTATAAGGGGCTATTGGAGTTCCGTAAAAAAGCATTAAGTGATTATAAAAAGGATTTTAGTGCAATGACCGTTACAGAGAAAAACCACTATGTTGGAGAAATCAGGGATATGGTGATTAAACAAAGTACCAATAGTACAGAGGGTTTAAGCCCGCTGAAAACCTTTTTTATACTTGGACGGGATCTTACGCTCCTTGGCTATTTTTCTTCAGAAATAGGTTGTACACAAGCGAGGGCGTATGTGCAGGTGCCAGGGAGGTATGATGGTTCTGCCGTACTGAAACCCGGTCAGAAATCCTGGGCAACTTAA
- a CDS encoding MFS transporter: MDNNQITTKAKKATQYIFLVCGFALSSWAPMVPFAKERLHLNDGNLGLLLLLFGTGAISMMPLSGYLSKLYGTRIVILISGLVAAIFLPILLLMPSPWTMGAALFVFGGGIGVIDVAMNSHGIHVQNRYGRPIMSSLHGLFSVGGLCGSLGLGLLMRAGLNPLTAAISISILLIVILLWKYQLLFSKQQEGDIPENNTHKESKIKTKSGWLSSSVIFLGAACFAVFLSEGAMLDWSALFLKESRGIDAEFAGIGYATFSIAMAAMRLLGDRIVERFSGKTVVVGGGLIAALGIFIAVSTPWIPTTLLGFVLLGAGAANIVPVFFSEGGRLKGIPASAAIPAISTMGYAGQLAGPAMLGFIAYHFSLTAALTFTGILLLSVAVTYAFRKPNV; the protein is encoded by the coding sequence ATGGATAATAACCAGATCACAACAAAAGCAAAAAAAGCAACACAATATATATTCCTGGTGTGTGGGTTTGCACTCTCAAGCTGGGCACCTATGGTGCCTTTCGCTAAGGAAAGGCTACACTTGAACGATGGTAACCTTGGACTGCTTTTATTGCTTTTTGGAACTGGTGCAATTTCAATGATGCCCCTGAGTGGGTACCTCTCTAAGCTTTATGGTACACGAATCGTTATATTGATTTCAGGACTGGTTGCTGCTATTTTCCTTCCGATATTATTATTGATGCCAAGTCCATGGACAATGGGAGCTGCTCTTTTTGTTTTTGGAGGGGGGATCGGTGTCATTGATGTGGCAATGAATTCACATGGTATCCACGTTCAAAACCGGTATGGGCGTCCTATAATGTCATCCCTTCATGGTCTTTTTAGTGTAGGTGGCTTATGTGGCTCTCTGGGGCTGGGATTATTGATGAGAGCAGGGCTCAACCCATTAACTGCTGCCATTTCGATTTCGATACTGCTTATAGTTATCCTGCTATGGAAATACCAGTTGCTGTTTTCCAAACAACAGGAGGGTGATATACCAGAAAATAATACACACAAGGAAAGTAAAATAAAAACAAAATCGGGATGGCTCAGTTCCAGCGTAATTTTTCTTGGCGCAGCTTGTTTTGCCGTATTTCTGTCCGAAGGTGCTATGCTCGATTGGAGTGCCCTTTTTCTAAAGGAGAGCAGAGGAATAGATGCAGAGTTTGCAGGAATTGGTTATGCAACCTTTTCAATTGCAATGGCAGCCATGCGCCTTCTGGGAGATCGCATAGTGGAGCGGTTTAGTGGTAAAACAGTAGTAGTTGGTGGTGGCCTCATCGCTGCCTTAGGGATTTTTATTGCGGTATCCACCCCCTGGATCCCAACAACACTTCTGGGCTTTGTACTTTTGGGGGCAGGTGCAGCAAACATAGTACCTGTCTTTTTTAGTGAGGGCGGCAGGCTTAAAGGGATACCCGCTTCGGCCGCCATTCCTGCGATAAGCACTATGGGCTATGCAGGACAGCTTGCTGGCCCCGCAATGCTTGGATTTATCGCCTACCACTTTTCCCTTACCGCAGCACTGACCTTTACAGGGATATTGCTTTTAAGTGTTGCCGTGACTTATGCATTCAGGAAACCCAATGTTTAA
- a CDS encoding DeoR/GlpR family DNA-binding transcription regulator, which produces MIKEKRFEHIISSLKNTGTVSYSQMSEDLLVSEDTIRRDIDYLHENGLLSKVRGGAIPRDKNPLSFQDRTDFQSTEKEIIGLKVQPLLKAGMTVFMDGGTTVCAVAECLPANASLRVVTNNIALVPLLTRFRNIEVIVLGGNYDRDTQTNTGARTCDEAAEFVVDLYLMGTCAISKDFGITSAKREDGAVKKAMLKGSKTVVVLSNSRKIGTNESFVVCGLQAINVLVTELPSDDPKLDELRFKNLKII; this is translated from the coding sequence ATGATCAAAGAAAAACGGTTCGAGCATATAATCTCCAGTTTGAAGAACACAGGTACTGTTAGTTATAGTCAAATGTCTGAGGATCTGTTGGTTTCTGAAGACACTATCCGCAGGGATATTGACTACCTGCACGAAAATGGTCTTTTATCAAAAGTCAGAGGAGGAGCGATACCACGGGATAAGAATCCGCTTTCATTTCAAGACCGTACTGATTTTCAATCTACGGAGAAGGAGATAATCGGCTTGAAGGTTCAGCCTTTACTAAAGGCCGGAATGACTGTGTTTATGGATGGTGGAACCACGGTATGCGCAGTTGCGGAATGTTTACCAGCTAATGCCTCATTAAGAGTTGTAACAAATAATATAGCCCTGGTTCCTTTATTAACGCGATTTCGGAACATAGAGGTCATTGTACTTGGCGGGAACTATGACAGGGATACGCAAACCAATACAGGTGCCAGAACATGTGATGAAGCTGCTGAATTTGTCGTTGATCTTTATCTTATGGGCACCTGCGCAATCTCAAAAGATTTCGGCATAACTTCGGCAAAAAGAGAGGACGGAGCTGTAAAGAAGGCCATGCTGAAAGGTTCAAAAACAGTTGTGGTACTCAGTAATAGCAGAAAAATAGGTACAAACGAATCTTTTGTAGTTTGTGGCTTGCAAGCAATTAATGTGTTAGTAACTGAACTTCCAAGTGATGATCCCAAACTGGATGAATTGCGTTTTAAGAACCTTAAGATTATCTGA
- a CDS encoding DUF1080 domain-containing protein, which produces MKKITALFTVAVLTAAIITSCSSPKTKENELSKQEEEQGYQLLFDGKTLNGWHLYNQGNISSGWIAQDGELKCLPGTAARHGDLVTDQDFENYELSFDWKISKEGNSGVFINVVERADIPTAWASGPEYQLLEKGHHDYDKEMKRAGCLYNFSPQLNPAEVNPPNEWNHSVIRQQNGKIEFLLNGIITAKEDFNSTKWRQAVANTNFKNFPEFGKHLKGRIALQDWNKGISFKNIKIRKING; this is translated from the coding sequence ATGAAAAAAATTACCGCATTATTCACAGTCGCAGTATTAACAGCAGCTATCATTACTTCATGCAGTTCTCCAAAAACTAAGGAAAACGAGCTTTCTAAGCAAGAGGAAGAGCAAGGCTATCAATTATTGTTCGATGGCAAAACTTTAAATGGCTGGCACCTCTATAATCAGGGTAATATTTCATCAGGCTGGATAGCTCAGGATGGGGAACTCAAATGTCTTCCTGGTACAGCTGCCAGGCACGGAGACCTGGTAACCGATCAGGATTTTGAAAATTATGAACTCAGCTTTGACTGGAAGATATCCAAAGAAGGAAATAGCGGGGTATTTATCAACGTAGTCGAACGTGCCGATATCCCGACTGCCTGGGCTTCAGGCCCGGAATATCAACTACTTGAAAAGGGGCATCATGATTACGACAAGGAAATGAAACGTGCTGGTTGTCTCTATAATTTCTCCCCCCAGTTAAATCCTGCCGAGGTCAACCCCCCAAATGAATGGAATCATTCGGTAATCAGACAACAGAATGGGAAGATTGAATTTTTGCTCAATGGCATAATAACTGCTAAAGAGGACTTTAACTCCACTAAATGGAGACAAGCGGTTGCTAATACTAATTTCAAGAATTTTCCGGAATTCGGAAAGCATCTGAAAGGACGTATTGCCCTACAGGATTGGAACAAGGGAATATCTTTTAAAAACATCAAGATAAGAAAGATAAATGGGTAA
- a CDS encoding nuclear transport factor 2 family protein, whose protein sequence is MIENNKDILIKANAAITEGDYEGFLSYCTEDTVWTFVGEETLKGKEAVRQYMSKAYTEPPKFEVDHIIGESDFVTAVGKISMKDKDGKITHYSYCDVWQFREGKMDKLKAFVIQAE, encoded by the coding sequence ATGATTGAAAATAATAAAGATATTTTAATCAAAGCAAACGCAGCTATTACTGAAGGTGACTATGAAGGATTTCTTTCTTATTGTACTGAAGATACAGTATGGACATTTGTTGGCGAGGAAACTTTAAAAGGGAAAGAAGCTGTTCGGCAATATATGTCAAAAGCATATACAGAACCTCCAAAGTTCGAAGTCGACCACATCATTGGAGAAAGTGATTTTGTTACCGCAGTCGGGAAAATCAGCATGAAAGATAAAGATGGAAAAATTACGCATTATTCCTATTGCGACGTCTGGCAATTTCGTGAGGGTAAGATGGACAAATTAAAAGCTTTCGTTATCCAGGCAGAATAA